Proteins encoded together in one Scytonema millei VB511283 window:
- a CDS encoding response regulator transcription factor has product MSRILIVEDEPRISAFIEKGLKANGYTVSVVRDGDEALLVANSKDFDLMILDIGLPRQDGWTILSTLRGQGEYLPIVILTARDDVNDKVAGLEGGADDYMTKPFRFEELLARVRLRLRDKTQNVTKEIAELKAGSLVLDLRLRQVRIGDRSVELSAKEFTLIETFLRHPNQVLSREQLLSAVWGYDYDPGSNIVDVYVGYLRKKISSHLIETVRGMGYRFVSQQ; this is encoded by the coding sequence ATGAGTAGAATTTTAATCGTCGAAGATGAACCCCGGATTAGCGCTTTTATTGAAAAAGGGCTAAAAGCCAATGGCTACACAGTCTCAGTAGTTCGGGATGGCGATGAAGCTTTACTTGTAGCCAATAGTAAAGATTTTGACCTCATGATTCTCGATATAGGGCTACCGCGACAAGACGGTTGGACGATATTATCAACATTGCGCGGTCAAGGAGAATATTTACCGATCGTCATTCTCACTGCTCGCGACGATGTGAATGATAAAGTAGCGGGACTAGAGGGAGGTGCTGATGACTACATGACCAAGCCATTTCGGTTTGAAGAACTGTTAGCAAGGGTGCGTTTGCGGTTACGCGACAAAACTCAGAATGTCACGAAGGAGATTGCGGAACTCAAAGCAGGTAGTCTTGTCCTAGATTTGCGGCTGCGACAAGTTAGAATTGGCGATCGCTCAGTCGAACTCTCTGCTAAGGAATTTACGTTGATCGAAACATTTCTGCGGCATCCCAATCAAGTCCTCAGCCGCGAGCAACTCCTCAGTGCTGTTTGGGGCTACGACTACGATCCTGGTTCTAATATCGTTGATGTTTATGTTGGCTATTTACGCAAAAAAATCAGTTCTCATCTGATTGAAACCGTCCGAGGTATGGGATACCGTTTCGTTAGTCAGCAGTGA
- a CDS encoding PhoX family protein, producing the protein MSRITRRQLLVFFGAGVGAAAFSPVLENKLFGAGSSTAQAAEALSFTPVRLPHPLPIYQQLPSYLPAGSEKGQVLQPSADARLTKYTVYDDVIVPPEYERYVIVGWGDRVFPNPDDYFGYNCDYTGFIPISGNGDRNITDGSSYDSIAVKDGYLWVNHEYVSYPISFLAPETPEDLAGFSESFPYLGINISEKNRTLLGEFLYNMGGSIVRIRQGNDRRYSVVKDPKNRRIHALSGLGINSDRTDAYKEVTSWGEKSYQKGDLNYLIGTGTAAKDVFEAVNTDGLGSKIIGTGHNCSGGTTPWGTIVSAEENFQASEEFFVGVTEAVLPNGTQTEYTEGTTGAEFGMVGEKYGWMVEIDPADPKWRSRKHTALGRFRHENITMVAESGKKLVAYMGDDRRGGHTWKFVSAEKVKSPEDKKNSELFEAGTLYVARYNPDGTGEWLPLKIGASTNPISPSTLGSVEIQALGKATRNALLPLPRRNGIAAQTKDGGKYNITTENEATALKDYQGKKLSDFYTSQGAVLVDAFLAANLIGGTPTARPEDLEINPRNSREVFIAYTDGAPGSDGYPDSRIFVVSKYSKDVNAGQPSGELFKITENSSDNTGLTFRWERLAKGGEAGAEPGDGFANVDNLAFDSQNNVWGVTDMSTGAHNGFGEGAEAKPLNIDHTVVGAVVEGASSDLNIQTSDLIGVFGNNWLFYIPLDGENAGQIVPFAYGPPRCEMTGPTFVSDTLIIAVQHPGENCPFNPPQSLNRDIEMLNLDGTLFTQNRTVPRGSNWPSNLAGDLYGPPRPSVIGIRRKNGKGDRFV; encoded by the coding sequence ATGTCTAGAATTACTCGGAGGCAGCTGTTAGTTTTCTTCGGTGCGGGTGTTGGTGCTGCTGCTTTCTCACCCGTGCTAGAGAATAAATTGTTTGGTGCTGGTTCTAGCACCGCCCAAGCAGCTGAGGCTTTATCGTTCACCCCTGTACGATTGCCCCATCCGTTACCCATTTATCAACAACTGCCTAGTTACCTACCAGCAGGCAGCGAAAAAGGGCAAGTTTTACAACCATCGGCAGATGCGAGATTGACAAAATATACCGTGTACGACGATGTTATCGTACCACCAGAATACGAGCGGTACGTCATTGTTGGCTGGGGCGATCGCGTCTTCCCCAACCCAGACGATTATTTTGGTTATAACTGCGATTACACTGGTTTTATTCCTATCAGTGGTAACGGCGATCGCAATATTACTGACGGTAGCAGCTACGACAGCATTGCTGTTAAAGACGGCTACTTGTGGGTGAACCACGAATACGTTTCCTACCCGATTTCCTTCCTCGCGCCTGAAACCCCAGAAGATCTGGCAGGGTTCTCCGAATCTTTCCCTTATTTAGGAATTAATATTAGCGAGAAAAACCGCACCTTACTAGGTGAGTTTCTCTACAACATGGGTGGCTCGATTGTCAGAATCCGCCAAGGTAATGACCGACGTTACAGCGTTGTCAAAGACCCGAAAAATCGCCGCATCCACGCCTTGTCAGGCTTAGGAATCAACAGCGATCGCACTGATGCTTACAAAGAAGTCACATCCTGGGGCGAAAAAAGCTACCAGAAAGGCGATCTCAACTACCTCATCGGTACGGGTACGGCTGCTAAGGATGTATTTGAAGCCGTTAACACCGATGGATTGGGTAGCAAAATCATCGGTACGGGACACAACTGTTCTGGTGGTACAACTCCTTGGGGAACGATCGTGTCCGCAGAGGAGAACTTCCAAGCTAGTGAAGAGTTCTTCGTCGGAGTTACAGAAGCAGTTCTGCCTAACGGTACGCAGACAGAATACACCGAAGGCACGACTGGAGCTGAATTCGGTATGGTCGGGGAAAAATACGGCTGGATGGTCGAGATCGATCCCGCCGATCCCAAATGGCGATCGCGCAAACATACTGCTCTCGGTCGCTTCCGTCATGAGAATATCACTATGGTGGCGGAGTCTGGAAAAAAACTCGTTGCCTATATGGGTGACGATCGCCGTGGCGGACATACCTGGAAATTTGTCAGTGCAGAGAAGGTCAAATCCCCTGAAGACAAGAAAAATAGCGAACTATTCGAGGCAGGTACGCTCTACGTGGCTCGTTACAATCCTGATGGTACGGGTGAATGGCTACCGTTGAAGATTGGTGCGAGTACCAACCCCATTTCCCCTTCTACGCTTGGCTCGGTGGAAATTCAAGCTTTGGGTAAAGCGACGCGCAACGCACTGCTACCATTACCGCGACGCAATGGCATTGCTGCACAAACAAAAGATGGTGGCAAGTACAACATTACGACCGAGAATGAAGCTACGGCTTTAAAAGACTACCAAGGTAAGAAACTCTCAGATTTCTATACCAGTCAAGGCGCGGTGTTAGTTGATGCTTTCTTAGCTGCTAACCTCATCGGTGGTACTCCTACCGCTCGTCCTGAAGATTTGGAAATCAATCCTCGCAATTCGAGGGAAGTCTTCATCGCTTATACCGATGGTGCGCCAGGTAGCGATGGTTATCCAGATTCTCGGATATTTGTTGTCTCTAAATACAGCAAAGATGTCAACGCGGGACAGCCTTCAGGAGAACTGTTTAAGATTACTGAAAACAGCTCCGATAATACAGGTCTAACTTTCCGTTGGGAACGCTTAGCCAAAGGTGGGGAAGCAGGAGCCGAGCCAGGAGACGGTTTTGCTAACGTGGATAACCTCGCCTTCGACAGCCAAAATAACGTCTGGGGTGTCACGGATATGTCCACTGGCGCTCATAACGGTTTTGGTGAAGGAGCAGAAGCAAAACCACTCAACATCGACCATACAGTAGTTGGAGCTGTGGTAGAAGGTGCGTCCTCCGATCTCAACATTCAAACATCCGATTTAATTGGAGTTTTCGGTAACAACTGGCTGTTCTACATTCCTCTAGATGGTGAGAATGCAGGGCAGATCGTCCCGTTTGCCTATGGTCCCCCGCGCTGCGAAATGACAGGACCTACCTTTGTCAGCGATACCTTAATTATTGCCGTGCAGCACCCTGGGGAAAACTGCCCCTTCAATCCGCCTCAAAGTCTCAATCGAGATATTGAGATGCTGAATTTGGATGGAACTCTGTTCACGCAAAACAGAACTGTCCCACGCGGTAGTAATTGGCCTAGCAATTTAGCGGGAGATCTTTACGGACCACCCCGTCCTTCGGTCATCGGCATTCGTCGTAAAAATGGTAAAGGCGATCGCTTTGTTTAA
- a CDS encoding sensor histidine kinase: MSPPNRFDETQQWRRIFYSLRTSILIWYVLLLTFSAFLSTLVIRQVLLARLETRHENSLLQEVKEFRVLANGKDPNTGKPFQHNLKALFRVFLNRNIPDDDEFLIAIIEGEIDRSSPRALPEPLKQNSELIQYFGKLTKPEQGARETTAGTIVYRAAPIIRDETHGVFVVAQLTAGERQEVDEAMAVIIQVKIFVIIGAAILAWLVAGRTLTPLHLLTETARSIRESDLTRRIPVKGSDEIAELATTFNEMLDRLQAAFSSQRNFINDASHELRTPITIIRGHLELMGDDPQEREETVALVTDELDRMSRFVDDLLLLAKAEQPNFLKLERLDLTTLVAEIYSKAIALSTDRHWQIDRHSPGTIIADRQRLTQAMINLAQNATQHTTTGDTIALGCMQRHNWVRLWVRDTGEGISLADQQRIFERFARTTRSQRRSEGAGLGLAIVRAIAQAHGGKIELSSRPRRGSTFTIVLPVEPTSEISSHE, translated from the coding sequence GTGTCACCACCAAATCGTTTCGACGAAACTCAACAATGGCGGCGGATCTTTTATAGCTTGCGTACCAGCATTTTAATTTGGTATGTCTTGCTGTTAACTTTTAGTGCGTTTCTTTCCACCTTGGTCATCCGGCAAGTCTTACTGGCGCGCCTAGAGACAAGACATGAAAACTCTTTGTTGCAGGAAGTAAAGGAGTTTCGAGTTTTAGCTAATGGCAAAGATCCCAACACGGGAAAACCTTTTCAACATAACCTTAAAGCTTTGTTTAGAGTTTTTCTCAATCGCAACATTCCCGATGACGATGAGTTTTTGATTGCCATCATTGAAGGTGAAATCGATCGCTCTAGCCCTAGAGCGCTACCAGAGCCACTAAAACAGAATTCAGAGCTAATTCAATATTTTGGTAAATTGACCAAGCCAGAGCAGGGAGCCAGAGAGACGACCGCAGGCACGATCGTTTATCGCGCCGCCCCCATTATTAGAGATGAAACTCACGGTGTCTTTGTGGTAGCTCAACTGACAGCAGGGGAACGCCAAGAAGTGGATGAAGCAATGGCAGTGATTATTCAAGTCAAAATTTTTGTCATTATTGGGGCAGCTATCCTTGCGTGGTTAGTGGCAGGTAGAACGCTGACTCCTCTACATTTACTCACGGAAACTGCACGCTCGATTCGCGAATCTGACCTGACTCGTCGCATTCCTGTCAAGGGGTCGGATGAAATTGCCGAACTAGCAACGACTTTTAATGAAATGCTCGATCGCCTCCAAGCTGCTTTCAGCAGCCAACGCAACTTTATTAACGATGCCAGTCACGAACTGCGAACGCCAATAACTATTATTCGCGGTCACTTGGAACTCATGGGCGACGATCCCCAAGAACGAGAGGAAACTGTAGCCTTAGTGACAGACGAATTAGATCGCATGAGTCGTTTTGTTGACGATCTGTTACTCCTCGCCAAGGCGGAGCAACCAAACTTTTTAAAGCTGGAAAGATTAGATCTGACTACCTTGGTAGCAGAAATTTACTCTAAAGCGATCGCCCTATCAACGGATCGTCACTGGCAGATCGATCGCCATAGTCCAGGGACAATTATTGCCGACCGTCAGCGCCTCACCCAAGCAATGATAAACTTGGCTCAGAATGCCACCCAACACACGACAACGGGAGATACGATCGCTTTAGGCTGTATGCAGAGACACAATTGGGTACGGTTATGGGTGCGCGATACGGGCGAAGGTATTTCTCTAGCAGACCAACAAAGAATTTTTGAACGCTTTGCTCGCACTACCAGAAGTCAAAGGCGTTCTGAAGGTGCTGGCTTAGGCTTGGCAATCGTGCGGGCGATCGCTCAAGCTCACGGTGGCAAAATTGAACTAAGTAGTCGTCCTCGTCGCGGCTCTACTTTTACCATCGTACTTCCTGTCGAACCCACATCAGAGATATCATCTCATGAGTAG
- a CDS encoding iron uptake porin, which yields MLQIISNNIRTIVFVFSATLALTNSVFASELKQENTGLEQANNLSSSFQEIAPYESNSLDRITPVSQLDNISAHDWQWQTLKFLSQRYNTTIEFNGDRSFTRYEFAATLDPILTEIAKLIATGDAKRVSQTDITKLQRLQTEFATELASLQTRRVEGLESQTQLLEAQQFSTTTTLSGQVIFSVSGAVGAEKADGSGEKVDSNLVLSDRVRLTFNSSFMGEDRLRVRIQANNFPGVEDAAGTTMARLGFEGDSENQFELTRIEYRFPVGEQTTVYAGIFGSGIDDFADTVNTFLDSSSRGAVSRFGRRNPIYRQGSGTGVGVEYDLTEEISLQLGYVAEDANEPESGIGGSAYGAIAQLYFEYSDRFELGLTYVHSYNQLDTGTGSELANDPFDENSDAIRANSYGIATTWQINPKFAIGGWIGLTNATAADLPGNPTAEIFNYAVTLAFPDLGKEGSLGGIVIGQPPKVTNSDLSTDFQDRNTAWHFEAFYRLQLSEQISMTPGFLAIINPEHDNNNDTLYVGTIRTTFEF from the coding sequence GTGTTACAGATTATTAGTAATAATATTCGTACAATCGTATTTGTATTTAGTGCAACGCTTGCACTAACAAATAGCGTATTTGCCAGCGAATTGAAGCAAGAAAACACAGGTTTAGAGCAAGCAAATAACTTATCTTCTAGTTTTCAGGAGATTGCACCTTATGAATCTAACAGCCTCGATCGCATAACTCCTGTTTCCCAACTCGACAATATTAGCGCTCATGATTGGCAGTGGCAAACATTAAAATTTCTGAGCCAACGCTATAATACGACAATTGAATTTAACGGCGATCGCAGCTTCACACGTTATGAATTTGCCGCTACTTTAGATCCTATTCTCACGGAGATCGCAAAACTAATTGCTACAGGTGACGCTAAACGAGTGAGTCAAACAGACATCACCAAATTGCAAAGATTGCAAACAGAATTTGCGACTGAATTAGCTAGTCTACAAACAAGACGAGTAGAGGGATTAGAAAGTCAAACCCAACTGCTTGAAGCACAACAATTTTCTACAACCACAACTCTCTCAGGTCAAGTCATCTTTTCTGTCAGTGGCGCTGTAGGTGCGGAAAAAGCCGATGGTAGTGGCGAAAAAGTTGATAGCAATTTAGTTTTGAGCGATCGCGTGCGACTAACTTTTAATTCTAGTTTCATGGGGGAAGATCGTCTGAGGGTGCGTATACAAGCGAATAACTTCCCAGGAGTTGAAGATGCGGCAGGGACAACAATGGCGCGATTGGGATTTGAAGGGGATAGCGAGAATCAGTTTGAATTAACTCGCATTGAGTACCGCTTTCCCGTTGGCGAACAAACTACAGTTTACGCTGGAATCTTCGGTAGCGGCATAGATGACTTTGCCGATACCGTCAATACTTTCCTTGATAGTAGCAGTCGGGGGGCAGTATCCCGCTTTGGCAGGCGCAATCCGATATACAGACAAGGTTCAGGTACGGGAGTAGGTGTGGAATACGATTTAACTGAGGAGATTTCTCTGCAACTAGGATATGTCGCAGAAGATGCTAACGAACCGGAATCTGGAATTGGTGGTAGTGCTTACGGTGCGATCGCGCAATTGTATTTTGAGTATAGCGATCGATTTGAGTTAGGTTTAACTTACGTACATTCCTACAACCAGCTAGATACAGGTACGGGAAGCGAACTAGCCAACGATCCTTTTGATGAAAACAGCGATGCTATCCGAGCAAATTCTTATGGTATTGCGACAACTTGGCAGATTAATCCTAAATTTGCGATCGGTGGATGGATAGGTTTGACAAATGCGACAGCCGCAGATTTACCAGGTAATCCAACCGCAGAAATTTTTAACTATGCTGTCACCCTTGCCTTTCCTGACTTGGGGAAAGAGGGTAGCTTGGGTGGAATTGTTATCGGTCAACCACCCAAGGTCACTAACAGCGATCTCAGCACAGATTTTCAAGACCGCAATACAGCTTGGCATTTTGAAGCATTCTACCGCTTGCAACTCAGCGAACAAATTTCAATGACTCCAGGTTTCTTAGCCATTATCAATCCCGAACACGATAACAATAACGATACTTTATATGTTGGGACAATTCGTACTACTTTTGAATTCTAA
- a CDS encoding DUF4336 domain-containing protein, producing the protein MLRKIDRNIWVGEREFKFFGLEVGTRMTVIRLDNGELIIISPIDVDEITIQQINELGNVTTIIAPNCYHHLFITNFKSIYPNAEIWVAPGLDLKRPDITSDRILNECGKIGNLNEVEYLLFAGFQTIGIGNSGVLNEIVFWHRESQTLILTDTAFHFDADFSWQTRLIAKVLGGDRQLEPTLLEKLACRDKTQVKHSIQKVLCWDFHRVIMAHGSIIERDGKRQLQAGYEKFLSTKNLQIAR; encoded by the coding sequence ATGCTGAGAAAAATCGATCGAAATATCTGGGTTGGCGAACGGGAATTTAAGTTTTTCGGTCTAGAAGTGGGAACGAGAATGACAGTAATTCGCCTTGACAATGGCGAACTTATAATTATTTCTCCCATTGATGTTGATGAAATAACTATCCAGCAAATTAACGAATTGGGCAACGTCACCACAATTATCGCGCCAAATTGCTATCATCATCTTTTTATCACTAACTTCAAGTCGATTTATCCTAATGCTGAGATTTGGGTTGCTCCAGGTTTAGACTTGAAAAGACCAGATATAACGAGCGATCGCATCCTCAATGAATGTGGTAAAATTGGCAATTTGAATGAAGTTGAATATCTCTTATTCGCCGGATTTCAAACTATAGGTATCGGCAATTCGGGAGTATTAAATGAAATTGTATTTTGGCATCGAGAAAGCCAAACTTTGATATTAACTGATACGGCGTTTCATTTTGATGCTGATTTTTCCTGGCAAACGCGCTTAATTGCCAAAGTTTTAGGAGGCGATCGCCAGTTGGAACCAACATTATTAGAAAAACTTGCTTGTCGCGATAAAACACAGGTAAAACACTCAATTCAAAAAGTTCTTTGCTGGGATTTTCATCGAGTCATCATGGCTCATGGCAGCATTATTGAACGTGATGGTAAGCGTCAATTACAAGCAGGATATGAAAAGTTTTTATCTACAAAAAATCTACAGATAGCTCGTTAG
- a CDS encoding YggT family protein has product MTTAAIANLVLGIFLGLMILLFIFRIVLTWFPQIDLKRFPYKLIAVPTEPLLVPMRRLVPPIGGVDITPIIWVGIFSLLREILLGQQGLLMMLMH; this is encoded by the coding sequence ATGACAACTGCTGCGATCGCAAATTTAGTGCTGGGGATCTTTCTCGGCTTGATGATTCTGCTGTTTATCTTCCGTATCGTGCTGACTTGGTTTCCCCAAATCGACCTTAAGCGTTTTCCATATAAGCTCATTGCTGTACCAACAGAACCCTTATTAGTACCGATGCGAAGACTAGTACCACCCATAGGCGGCGTGGATATTACCCCCATCATCTGGGTCGGAATTTTTAGCCTGCTGCGAGAAATACTGCTCGGTCAGCAAGGACTGCTGATGATGCTGATGCATTGA
- a CDS encoding lysylphosphatidylglycerol synthase transmembrane domain-containing protein, translated as MKRIISIAVSLIILVIIYWKIDFTNLIEVFQNSNIYWMIISLCMVVPITTITAWRLQQLTPKQAQLSFGEANKLILAASVLNMVLPSKMGDIAKAYFMRQQGHLTGSLSLSLVVFEKTCDLLSLLLWCVFGLILYPDKNWLFWLMTVGVGLGLTLGLLLLSFRKFAQIFFVLSKAIATKKLKIKLQNLQFSWEEMHKYFWCDRANLFKIALTSIFIWFLHLLQIWFFILALKAWTPFLANLALSPLAILAGLLPLTFAGVGTRDAALIAFYQPYFNAPTAAALGLLCTSRYLLPAIGGLPFLGKYLTTVRNLSQE; from the coding sequence ATGAAACGAATAATTTCTATTGCAGTTAGCTTAATAATTTTAGTAATTATTTATTGGAAAATAGACTTTACTAATCTCATCGAAGTATTTCAAAACTCAAACATTTACTGGATGATAATCAGTCTATGTATGGTCGTACCTATAACAACTATTACAGCATGGCGATTGCAGCAATTAACTCCTAAACAAGCTCAATTAAGCTTTGGGGAAGCAAATAAATTAATTTTAGCTGCTAGCGTCCTTAATATGGTCTTACCTTCAAAAATGGGCGATATTGCTAAAGCTTATTTTATGCGGCAACAGGGGCATTTAACTGGCTCTTTGTCTTTATCTTTAGTAGTTTTTGAGAAAACTTGCGATTTACTATCATTATTATTATGGTGTGTTTTTGGTTTAATTCTTTATCCTGATAAAAATTGGTTATTTTGGCTAATGACAGTAGGTGTGGGATTAGGTCTAACCCTTGGGTTACTCTTACTTAGTTTTCGTAAATTTGCCCAAATATTTTTTGTCTTAAGTAAAGCGATTGCCACTAAAAAACTTAAAATTAAACTTCAAAACTTGCAATTTTCTTGGGAGGAAATGCATAAGTACTTTTGGTGCGATCGAGCCAATTTATTCAAAATTGCTTTAACGTCTATTTTTATTTGGTTTTTACATCTATTACAGATTTGGTTCTTCATTCTGGCTCTAAAAGCCTGGACACCATTTTTAGCCAATCTCGCTCTCTCTCCATTAGCGATTTTAGCCGGATTATTACCGCTGACATTTGCTGGTGTTGGTACTCGCGATGCTGCATTAATTGCGTTCTACCAACCCTATTTCAATGCTCCTACGGCAGCAGCTTTAGGTTTACTATGCACGTCTCGCTACTTACTACCTGCGATTGGTGGTTTACCTTTCTTAGGAAAATATTTAACGACTGTTCGTAATCTTTCTCAAGAGTAG
- a CDS encoding AI-2E family transporter, producing the protein MRRSTSWQRLAIYGLSGPVIALNIWLLSQAFQYFQHTIAVLTIAAILAFLLNYPVRFFERVGFSRSQAVIVVLFLSLVLLVAIGLTLVPLVYDQTIELIQRIPDWLNTIQTQLGRLDSWARVRKLPLDLSGFSNRVNDTIERRLPSIPEQAFGVALGTLSWLIETILVVVLAFYMLLYGDRLWRGLISFLPPEIGLPFSASLRLNFQNFFLTQLLLGLFMFAALTPIFVVLNVPFALLFALLIGVAELIPFIGASLGIGTVTLLVMVQNWLLGLQVAFAAIVLQQIKDNVLAPRLMGNFTGLNPIWIFIAILTGAEMGGFLGAIVAVPLAGTIKNTIDAIRNLRRSTVAAKITITHEDAASTEGKDNLSF; encoded by the coding sequence ATGCGCCGTTCAACCTCTTGGCAGCGTTTAGCAATTTACGGTTTGAGCGGTCCTGTTATTGCTCTGAATATTTGGTTATTGAGTCAAGCTTTTCAATATTTTCAGCATACGATCGCCGTATTGACGATCGCGGCTATTTTGGCTTTTCTACTCAATTACCCAGTCCGGTTTTTCGAGCGGGTTGGCTTTAGTCGTTCTCAAGCAGTGATCGTCGTTCTATTTTTGAGTTTAGTCTTGTTGGTGGCGATCGGTCTAACTCTAGTGCCATTGGTCTACGACCAAACGATCGAATTGATTCAAAGAATTCCTGATTGGTTAAATACAATTCAAACACAGTTGGGAAGACTAGATAGCTGGGCGCGGGTAAGAAAGTTACCTCTCGATCTGAGCGGTTTTAGCAATCGCGTTAACGATACGATTGAAAGACGCTTGCCATCTATACCTGAACAGGCGTTTGGAGTTGCCCTCGGGACGCTGTCGTGGTTAATCGAGACCATTTTAGTGGTGGTACTGGCATTTTACATGCTGCTTTACGGCGATCGCCTCTGGCGCGGTCTCATTAGCTTCCTACCACCAGAAATTGGACTCCCGTTTAGTGCTTCCTTGCGACTCAACTTTCAAAATTTCTTTCTGACTCAACTATTACTGGGGTTATTTATGTTTGCCGCTTTAACCCCAATTTTCGTAGTCCTCAACGTGCCATTTGCTCTATTATTTGCCCTCTTAATCGGCGTAGCCGAACTCATCCCATTTATTGGTGCTAGCTTGGGCATTGGTACAGTCACGCTGTTAGTGATGGTGCAAAATTGGTTGTTGGGGTTGCAAGTTGCATTTGCCGCAATTGTCTTGCAACAAATTAAAGATAACGTGCTAGCACCTAGATTGATGGGCAATTTTACGGGACTCAACCCAATTTGGATCTTTATTGCTATCTTAACTGGAGCCGAAATGGGTGGTTTTTTGGGTGCAATTGTAGCTGTTCCCCTGGCTGGTACGATTAAAAATACTATTGATGCAATTCGTAATCTGCGGCGCTCTACTGTAGCGGCTAAAATTACCATCACGCATGAGGATGCGGCTTCTACGGAAGGGAAAGACAATCTCAGTTTTTGA
- a CDS encoding glycosyltransferase family 2 protein yields MTKLIIQIPCYNEAETLGITLSALPREIPGISCVEWLVIDDGSTDKTLAVAKDFGVDRIVRLNHNQGLAKAFMAGIEACLIAGADIIVNTDADNQYCADDIPKLIAPILLGRAEIVIGTRPIYKIKHFSPTKKVLQKLGSWVVRLASNTNIPDAPSGFRAISRAAALQLNVFNEYTYTLETIIQAGQKGIPMTAVPIRTNKYLRPSRLVKNIPTYIQRSLFTILRIFMTYQPLKFFTILGSIPFSLGTLLGIRWLIFFLDGTTRTRIPSLILAAILIITGVQLWLFGLVADLLAVNRKVLEEIQLRLRRADIEGSRESGVGSRGE; encoded by the coding sequence ATGACCAAGCTAATTATTCAAATTCCTTGTTATAACGAAGCAGAAACTTTAGGAATTACTCTTTCGGCTTTACCGCGTGAAATACCTGGAATTAGCTGTGTAGAATGGTTGGTAATTGATGATGGTAGTACGGATAAAACACTTGCAGTTGCTAAAGATTTTGGGGTCGATCGCATAGTGAGATTGAACCACAATCAAGGACTCGCAAAAGCCTTTATGGCAGGGATAGAAGCCTGTTTAATCGCAGGAGCTGATATTATTGTTAATACTGATGCAGATAATCAATATTGTGCTGACGATATTCCTAAATTGATTGCTCCTATTTTATTAGGTAGAGCAGAAATTGTCATTGGCACGCGACCAATTTATAAAATCAAACACTTTTCCCCAACTAAAAAAGTTTTACAAAAATTAGGCAGTTGGGTAGTTCGCCTTGCTAGCAACACGAACATTCCCGACGCACCCAGCGGTTTTCGAGCAATTAGTCGAGCAGCAGCACTGCAATTAAATGTATTTAACGAATATACTTATACGCTAGAAACAATCATTCAAGCTGGACAAAAAGGTATTCCGATGACTGCCGTTCCGATTAGAACGAATAAATATCTCAGACCTTCGCGTTTAGTTAAAAACATTCCAACTTACATTCAGCGATCGCTCTTTACAATTTTACGCATTTTCATGACATATCAGCCCCTAAAATTCTTCACAATTTTAGGCAGCATTCCTTTTAGCTTGGGTACATTACTGGGGATTCGATGGCTGATATTTTTTCTTGATGGTACAACTCGTACTCGTATTCCTAGCTTAATTTTAGCTGCAATTTTAATTATTACTGGCGTACAATTGTGGCTTTTTGGCTTAGTTGCCGATCTTTTAGCAGTCAACCGCAAAGTCTTAGAAGAAATTCAACTGCGACTGCGACGGGCGGATATTGAAGGGAGTCGGGAGTCGGGAGTCGGGAGTCGGGGAGAATAA
- a CDS encoding secondary thiamine-phosphate synthase enzyme YjbQ has translation MPIVHKLIDIETTAGINIHNITPAIEKIVFNTGISNGQVVVFSRHTTTALAINEDEERLLEDIKVFLSKLVPESERYLHNDLHLRKNIPEDEPINAHSHLMAMMLNNSEVIPIVDGKLALGTYQSVLFFELDGARKRTVLCQVWGE, from the coding sequence ATGCCAATCGTTCATAAATTAATTGACATCGAAACCACTGCGGGAATTAATATTCACAATATTACGCCAGCAATTGAGAAAATAGTTTTTAATACAGGAATTAGTAACGGACAAGTTGTAGTCTTTTCTCGTCATACGACAACCGCATTAGCGATTAATGAAGACGAAGAAAGATTACTAGAAGATATCAAAGTTTTTTTGAGCAAATTAGTTCCCGAATCAGAACGCTACTTGCATAACGACTTGCACTTAAGAAAAAATATCCCTGAAGATGAGCCGATAAATGCTCACTCGCACTTAATGGCGATGATGCTCAACAATAGCGAAGTTATTCCCATAGTCGATGGAAAACTTGCATTGGGAACCTATCAATCAGTTTTATTTTTTGAATTAGACGGCGCTCGCAAACGAACAGTTTTATGTCAAGTTTGGGGCGAATAA